TCTactaatattttgatatttaatatcGGTCGGTTTGGTAAAATGTATAAGAATGATGTTAAATAAAGTGTATTAATAATGTTTTCATTaacaatatatgtattaataaTACTTTGCATTaagtatacataaattatttatttatttattaaattttaattaaggaCCGAAAATTCTCTTGTATAGATGAATCATTTGTTTGGTCCCTATTCACTCAATGGTTTCAAATGGGACATTAATAAAGTTATCATTAATATGAGGAAAATATTCTAATAATTAATATCGttcatgtttcttcatattaCCCAAATGTTATGTACCTCTATAACTCATAAGAAACTTTCTCTTCATAGTAACTTAACTCTAAAGATATTTTGCtcttttttatctcttttattgaTCATTCATCACATTATTGTATTTGCtttcatattttgataaaaggtcaaaaatataaatgattCTTTATCCAATTCTTTTACTAGCAACAACTTCTAATTGTTctatccatttttcttcttgaaaCTTATATTATGCAGAAGACTAAAGAGGCAATTGGGGTGATCATTAGTTTTATAAAGGAGTGTTTTGATGAGTATTATAAGCATTTTATGGAgttctttatttctcaaatgaAAATCGTCATTGGGCTTGTCATAAGgtatatattttctctttctctatGTTTTATTAACTTCGTTAAGGTTACTTTGTTCTCTTTGttaccataattcaaattttggcATACTTATTTTTGTCATGTTATACCTTTaattgggtttccaagcaaaAAGAgattctccttttatatatatctattaattattataagaaaaatagatgtataaaaaaaattagtgtgaTTATATGCACAGAGTCCAATTATATAGTGGATATGTGAGTATCCCTGTTGATCTTCTTTTGTAGAAAAAATCTTCAATGAATGAAATCAAGTAACCTTATTACAAAAAAAGGTGTTTGTTGAGTGAGATTGTCTTTTGAACCCAAGCTCCTTGTATGAGTTGGGTGCTTGAGCAcatatttctatttttggttTTACTCATTGCAAATGAGAGATATTGCAGTTTTTGTGATTACAAGTTACAACTATAAGTTGTAACATTGTTGAATATCATTTAATTGCCTAAATGATTAATGATGATATATGTCATATCTCATCATATGTTACTGCTTTACACTTATAtggaataaaaatattaatatgatgtACTTTAATTTAACTTGTGCAAGACATTTAGGCAAACATCTTACAATAAATTTAAGGCTTAAGTGGTTTGAGGACAtggtttttaatttattgagcTAGTTAAATAAGATCAATGTTCATCGCTTTTAATAATTTGagcttttcttgattttaattctaaaatttgGTAACGATGCCTCATGCCTAATTAGCCCTTTTAAGTATAATTTACACTTGTTTTTGTTTGCCGTAGGATGACAACATTTGTGTTGGCTTTGCTAGCATTTCTAGCAGTATTTTGTACAACTCATGTTCTCAGCAATAAACATGATTCTTTGTACGTTAATATCACAATACTCCAAAGTGCAACTGCCCAAGGTGCAGGTagtatacataaatatataatctTAATTAATTCCTCAAAGAAAACTAATCAAATAATATTCATTTGTTTTAATATGTCAACAGTATGTCTCGATGGAAGTCCACCAGCATATCATCTGGATAGGGGATATGGAACTGGACTTCGCAGCTGGATTATCTACTTGGATGTTAGTTACCAACTTaattcttcttaattttcaatcaattttcatatatttaacaTAACTAATTAGATAGTCCGGAGAAAAAAATTCAGGGAGGTAGTTGGTGCGAAAGTATCCCGGATTGCCTTGATCGTTCAACTACGTCCTTAGGTTCTTCCAACCATATGAAACAACGAGGTTTTTTCGCTGGTGTACTTCATAATACTTCTAAACAAAATCCAGGTGATACACATGACTATTACTAATTATATCTGTGAATTTTTAACCCACCTCTTCTAACTCCAAAACATTGTTGGAATTGGTAGAGTTTCATAATTGGAATAGGGTGAGGGTGAAGTATTGTGATGGTTCATCTTTCACTGGTGATGTTGAACAAGTTCACTCTGTAAGAAATATActacatatgtatatattattaatttcgtaacatttttttgattaaattatccAAATAATGTATATTATTAGGAGAACAAGTTGTATTTTAGAGGGGCAAGAATATTTAAGGCTATTATGGAAGATTTATGGAGCAAAGGAATGAAAAGTGCTGAAAATGTAAGAATATGTACTTACTACTCCCCTTATACTATGATATCTTCtatcttcttattttttcaaaaaataaataaatcctaCTTGGCTAAATGTTGAATATAAAAATGTTGTTAGGCAATTCTATTGGGAACATCAGCAGGTGGGTTGGCAACAATCTTGAACTGCGACAAATTTAAATGCCTCCTTTCAGAGAGTGCTAAAGTAAAATGTGTCGCAGATGCTGCCTTCTTTATCAATAGGTCAGCACactcttcttatttatgatctTAGGAAAATTCGTTTCTCTTTGGCACGTTCATGATTAATTATAATGCAGCAAGACAATCTATGGTACTTCATATATTCAAGAGATGTATCGGAAAATTGTTAACCTACATGTGAgtcacatctttttttttttttttagtaattttgatATGCTTAAGAAGTAGATATCAGGATGAATCTTTTCCTCTTTCGTTATCAGGGATCAACTAAGAATTTGCCGTCAGCTTGCACGTCTGTAATGGAGCCAAGTCTGGTAAAAGCTTTCagaacaaaaataatttctttaattatatACTATAGTAGTATAAATATTTCACTCTAATtataacattatatatatatttcctaaTTGATGATATATGGTGCAGTGCCTTTTCTCTCAGAATGTTATTCCATACATTCAGACTCCACTTTTCATAATCAATTCAATTTATGATTCCTGGCAGGTCAAGTAGACAAATGCTAATTAAATTTTCTCGGTTTTAATTCATTCTTTAGcttctataaatataaatttaaacgaaattaattattttgtacaCTGATCCAGATTAATAACACTTTGGTTCCTCTATTCCTTGATCCTCAACATGCCTGGACGGATTGCATCAATAACATAAGTAGATGCACATCTAGCCAACTTATAATTATTCAAGGTTAACATTTCTCTAGTGATTAACTAATGTATACAATACGACATCACATTACACGTGTATAATGACTCTTCTTctcccttaattttttttagtatgttttgtTATAATTTAGCTTTTggagtgaagttcttgaagacaTTCAATAAACTACCCTCTTGTTGTACAAGGGGTTATTTCCTCACGTCTTGCTATTCTCATGGTGATCTTCGTTTTCCAACATATTGGTTCAGTGCTAGCTCTCCAAGGTTACTTAATAAGGTaatgtttcatttgttttagacATATAAAGTTTGAACATACacattctttttgttttttcaaaatttatcatGTGcctattattcttatttttgatgagtttcgtaacaaattttaatttatcgtAAAATGTTACGTGTGTAGACAATTGCAGAAGCTGTTGCGGATTGGTACTTTAAGAGATCAGGGTTTCAATATGAAGACCCTTACCCTTGTGCTAGAGATTGCAAATTATAATaagtttatgaaattttatagTGAATAGGCTTGCCGATGTTGTACCTCCTGCTTATTTGGTGGTACGTAGTTGTTGAGGATTAGCTAAGTTGGAGTTGAAGAAAGTTTTTGTGTTACACCTTTGAGTCATATTAGATTTTAGTACATAAGTTTCTAGTTGTTTTGTTAAACATCACTTAAGTTTAATGTATTTCAATTTTGTCCAATATTAGTCCATACTAATCTTTTCCTCCATCTTATGTCTTTCTCATGATTGGTTTAGTAAATATGACACCTTTAAAGTAAGTTATCTTTGTCCTAGttataaagagagagaaattcATAAGATTCAAATACTAATGCATGCATcttcattaaaaaaacaattagatAAACATCAAGCCAATTAGtgataatattttctttctctttcaaaagaTGTAGACCTTAATTGATTTTATCTTTTGCTCTACGATAATTTTAATCTAAGTATTTTCGTTAATTACGGCACGATGCTTAAATCAATTAGCATCCCCTATCTAAATAATTGTCAATGCATAAAGTTGCATTAGACGAAATTGTGGGCACGGATTTAACGAACGTGAATTCATGGTATttctatataattatattttttaattaatttaatattatttattggcTCCGTGCCCTCAAAAGACGTAATGGTATACATTATTGAATATTGAGTTATTTATCCcgtaaaatataaatcaattttatttaattctttctcttttatcctttttaataattctaaattcaactttaaaatttgtggAATTTTATGTAACGAAATTGTGCGAGAGACAAAGGCTTATGTTATGAATGAGTCTGAATAAGTATTACTCCATCTCCatctgtctctaattacttgttcactttttcttttttagttgtccctaattacttgtcaattttgacaaattaagaaattagaacaaatttttttcctctattataccctcaatttattactttgaaaaatatagaactttttgaaaatcttaagtttttaattcatctatttcataattaataagggtaaaatggtaagctcactatatcaattattgttttcttaataggtgtgtcaattcaaaagtggacaagtaattagggacaaagagAGTAGCAAATAAACCCAACATTAAACTATGTGATTATGTTAAAGATTCAAATAATCagattaatgaataaaaatctTGATGGATAGTCAGATAATTGTCCTTTTGATCTTGTTCCTACAATCCCCAGTCAATTGTGGCTTTAGTATTTCAGTGTAATTGATTTATAATACACATTAATATTCGAAATCACCAAAAGTAGCTTCTACTTAagtttttatctttatttagatgcggaaaaggctcaaaaataGCTTTATTCTAATAGAAATGGTTCAAAAATATCCTCCTTACACTTAAACTTAAAATGTCCTTAACATTTTTTTGGCTCAAAATTTAGTTAATAGAACTCTGATGTAGAATTTAATTAACAAGTGGTCAATTTTCATTGTTCCAgctatttttttgttgttagaTACTTGTATCACAGATTTATCTGCCTAATAATAAGATTGAAACAAGTTTAACACtatattttaaaggttttcCAAAATTATCTAAATTGGTACTACTTCCTCTGTTCctatttacttgttcatttttgacttagcacacttattaagaaaataataattgacataatgAGTTTACCACTTTAgtcatattaattgatagaattccaAAATCATTTTACTCATTAAagagtttttatctttttcaaaaatattaactctctaaataaattgagggtataataggtaacaactattatcttttattgatttgtcaaaaaaaaaaaaactagaaaaaatggacaaataaaaattcaaaattatacaagtaaaaagagagattattttgatataatcatgaatttaaTTCCCCTTTAATTCACTGTCAAGAATCGCAATTCACAAATATTCCATTTATGTCTTTAGTTTATTATACCTTATTACTTGATATTTTTTGGTCAAATAAAGATTTATTACTTGATATAAAATCAGTTTCTTTGTAGAAAAAACACACACACTCTCTATATATGTGTGTATTTCTTCTGCCCATAATTagcaatattatttattaagagaaattaaaaatagaagaatGGTGAccaattttttgttcttttttgtttatttgctGAATTTTGTTACAACAGAAAGTTCCCTTGTTAATCTCACTATACTTCAAACTGCTGTTGCAAAAGGAGCTGGTGATTTTCTACTCTCTTTTAAttccatttattttttcttcttatttttttggcTTGGCTGAAGAATGTTTCTCGATTCATGTGTTTGTACTTTgggttaaaaataaatataaaaaaattcgaaTGTTTTTTACACTTTAGGACGTTTCTCGATTTGTGTATGTATGTGTACACACATGGAGGTGAACAAAAACACAAACAACTATTCGTtctatctatttatttatatctatTTATCAATCTATCTGTTCGAATTATTTGTTGACACTTCTCTATTGTGTGTACACATATAAAAACGTGCACACGCacatttgtatatatttactggttatttatttatttattattaatgttgTGTTTATTATGCTAGTTTGTTTGGATGGAAGTCCACCAGCATATCATCTTGATAGAGGATCAGGTACAGGAGTGAATAATTGGGTAATATCAGTTGAGGTTAGTTTTGGTATTTTCTAAAACTCAGTTTATCTTTATGGAATTTATttcaataataatgaaaaaactttatattttcCAAAACCAAATCTCCATCCTTGagataatttattaaataaaagtgTACTTAAAATCAATGAAGATGATTTATTAGAAGGTGGATTTCATAAGCAAACAAATACTATTAcaaaagtatttatatattattagcAAAATGTTATGGAGGCAGATAGGGATGGGGAGtgtgtgaaaaataaagatgattttTGAAGGTATAATAACTAAATGTCTAAATTTAGATATTTAGTAGAACTTTCTAGAATTATTTAGAGTAATATCTTGAGTACTTGAGTGGAGGTTTGGGGGTGAAGCGAGCGGGATGGTCCAGGGGTGGGTCAAAACAATAAACTTTAGGATGTCATTTATGCAACTTGTTTTTTCTATTTCCATtaggaagtcattttccttattttcaataagcttgtttttcaagagaatatgtttttcagacattaaaaaaaaataaaaaataaaaaataaattttttttttttttatatatatatatatatatatatttcttcgGATTAAACACACTCATATTCTTGTGTATTTCTTCTATCTTAGAATAGCaactttattattaattaaatgttaaattttggATATTTAAGGGAGGTGGATGGTGCCAAAATGTTGCACAATGTCTTCTGAGGAAGAATAGCAAGTATGGCTCTAGTGCAAAAATGGAAAACCAAGTTTATTTCTCTGGGATGTTGAGTAATGAACAGAAATTTAATCCAGGTAAtcttctaatttaatttttgattcatttcacatttattaatattttttattttaattgggTATAGGAAAAGGGAAAATAGTGAGGGGATTACAAGATGGGAATCGAACCTCACCGACATGGTGAAAGTTCAGGTAGCCAAATAACTGAACTACTAAGATTTCcttcttttatgtatatatgaagCTTAGTTTGATTAAGGGCAAGTTACACATTTGGCCGATCgattgatatataaaaataattacatttacTAGCCGAATATTagaaaaatacacaattatACATTAACGATAACCTTTCGAAAatagtcttttttttcttcacagGTACAATGATTTGTGTACTTTTTATCCTTTCTAGATCCCACTCGTGGAATTATATTGGGTGGTTGTTGTTGTATTATacattaatatacaaaaaaaaaattattatcttgATGAACGGATATACAATATAAAAATCTCTTTCATTAATACAACTTTGGTGTTTTTGCAATTTGTAGAATTTTACAATTGGAATAGAGTTTTTGTTAGATATTGTGATGGAGGATCCTTTACAGGAGATGTTGAAGCAGTTGATCCTGTAAGTTACATTAGGTATATTCTTCAGAGCtcttaatttgttaattagtactagtaattataataattaaaattttgtttttctaattaaaacTCCAAAATTTGACAGGGTACTGGACTTCATTATAGAGGGGCAAGGATATTCAAAGCTATTATGGAGGAATTATTGGCCCAAGGAATGAATAAATCTGAAAATGTACGTATGATCACATTCAactttttacttatatatatatatatataggctcTCTGCAGAAAAATATTCGATGTTTatattaaagttatttttaacatgtcataataaataaacatattttattttgggaaaattatatataatagcaaattattaattcaaattaaatgttataaatatactttgatttaattgtaccctatagcaaactattgctattttcgccactctccctggtggaatctcgctcgccactctcgtttggtggcagtctcgctcgcctctcttgcttttatacaaacacaaatgtataaaatgtgtttgtgtttgtataaagcgagaggaaATTGtatagatacatatattttcgttcccctctccaagatctcgctcgccactctcccaaatctcgctcgccaccctcgcctctctcgcttatacaaacagaaacgaaatgtataaattacgcttttgtttgtataaagcgagagaaaattgtatatacacatgcaattacatatatcttcgtcctatacacttataattatacaatataaatatttccctgcccatttttcttttgtctttctctctttctcgttttatacatacacaaattatacaattgatctttgtatacaactgttttcttttgtatatgtatagcgaattatacaactgctttctttgtatatgtatatcgaatTATAAAACTgttttctttgtatatgtatagcgaattatatatatatatatatgtttgctatggagcgcaattatgcaaactttgttatagcatacaaatatgaattttgtgtttgctatatgtgaaaattgctcttttatttttaatgttattgaCTTCAATAGTTATAAATTGGTAGGCTATACTCTCTGGATGTTCAGCAGGAGGATTGACAACAATTTTGCATTGTGACAATTTCAGAATTTTATTACCAAATAGTGTTAAAGTTAAATGTTTTTCAGACGCTGGCTATTTTGTTAACATGTAAgtattctttttttctcattattattttatttttggtaattaaattctcaaaattttatgTTCATAGTCATTACTCCTACCTTTTATCGATTTAATTCTTCATACTATTAACAGTTTAATCTGTATATATTCCAGAGAGGATATTTCAGGGAAACCATTTATTCAACAATTCTTCAATGATGTTGTCACTTTACATGTATGTTTTATTTTCCCACTTTTTCATTGtctataattttgaaaaatgtactTTTTgctcttatattttattttatattttgattttagggCTCGGCCAAGAATTTGCCTCCATCATGTACTTCAAAGTTGGAACCAGGTTTGGTAAgtgtaatataatatatatcaagAACTAATATTTGCAGGGTAATCGAGTTAATTGAGTAGGGGATCTCTCAAATGAGGATTCTCAAGTTCGAACCCCTGCATCTTTTCTTAATCAAGCTCTTCGTACGAAACTTGTGTACTGTGATTATCTCTCCTATGTGATTTGCATACTAATTTACACTAGAATAAGGATAGCAATGTTGGTTCCTTGTCATGAAAAACATAATATCAAGAactaatttttcattcaacaaCATTATAGGATCTTGTTTACTAATTCCTCTGTGGCAATAACAAATTTtaccaataattattttaaattttggagaTTAATTCCTCAATGTTATTACATCTATTACGAATTAACAAACAAATTAATGAAATTCCAAAtctaagattatttttttttaatttaaatggtGCAGTGCTTTTTCCCTCAAAATGCGGCTCAACAAATTCAAAAACCACTTTTCATTATAAATTCAGCATATGATGGTTGGCAGGtcagtttattatatttttcaaatatgtttcacattatttttttcctttttttcctttacaTATTATTAGATTTTTTcctgaattttatatatatttactttaaATTAAGGTAAGGAACATTTTGGTGCCACGTGGTACCGATCCTAAGGGTGCATGGAATAACTGTGGAGCTAATATAAAAACTTGTACACCAGATCAGCTCAAAGTTCTTCAAGgtcaataatattttcaaatttttcgaTTCGTTATATAttcatcaatttatttatattttccttGATAAGCCTTGTGCAGAAAGCATCCTGCGAAAGCAGGGTTTGGAGAAGGTTGCACCCCAAAGAGTGATGTAAATCGTCTATTTTAATGGTGTTTCCATAAGTCACATGGAGATGACTTAATTGTTTCTCCAAACAATATTTGACTGAATTTGTTTTAAGTAGTAATTTTTGGACAATTATTTTAGGTTTCAGATTGAACTTTTTAAAGGCATTGGAAGGTCTAGGGCCATCTTCAACAAGAGGATATTACATCAACTCTTGCTTTGCACATTGCCAAACTCAAAAACAAGCTAGTTGGTTTGGTCCCAATTCACCTAGATTATTCAACAAGGTAAAGCTAATTAGCAGATTTATAGTCTCTTTGGACAAGTTTTTAGAAGGCCAAAAATGTttccttttttcaaaaatacttttgagaaaaatatattttgtttgtttacctatataattttgtttaatttgtaCTCGTTTTTCTTTGTTACAGACAATAGCTGAAGCAGTAGGAGATTGGGTTCTGGAGAGAAATCAGTTTCGACAGATTGATTGCCCTTATCCTTGTGACAAAACATGTGGTTAAGCCAGTCATATAATAAGTTTACAACATGTCTTTTTCTATTATGAGATTTTATAGAGGGAATTGTGACATAGGAAGAAAGAAAACTTCTTTGAATCAATGGGATTGTATCATCATCATAGAATTTTTATGTCTGTTAAATCACAAATGCCATGAAGACATGAACTAGTTGAGGTGATACAACTTTGCAGCTCAAGAAATACtgatttcaacaaaaaaaaaaagtcctaTTCATTCAGATGCAGAGATCATGGATCTATGTAACATATTTTGAATGACATATATAAGAAGCAATCAATGATTTCTTCGATTAAGTTGCCATGAAAACTGATCAAGAACTACCATTGCACGGGATGCTGAACCAATAGAGCCATCATACCTGTATAATCAAGTAAATTCATGGTTCCAATGAGTCGAATCCCAATTTCAAGTAAGCATGTTTAGACTAGTCACTACAAAACTGTGCAGGCAGCAAGTTTTCTGTTAAAATGGGGAATGACAGACTTCAAGAGCAAACTTTGATTTTGGACCTGAGCACATAAGACCCTCATTTACTAGACCTAATAAGTGCTTTAAATTCAATAGAgaaaagactcaaaactaatgtagttaagaCAAGAGGTTCACGTGCCCCACAATCTAATTTAGTTTTAAAGAATCCAAACAACGTAAAATCCCTCGTATACCAAAAAGCATCATCAATGAGTAGCAAAGGATAATAGAGAAATGTCATCGTCTAGCTAGCTGAGAAGAAGTGCAACAATTTTTATTAACCCTCCCTATGAGCTCCCACCTTTTTTGCTCCCCTGGTGACTCCAACCCACATCCTTAGGATTGGATAGTTTTCCGAGAGACTTACACATCCAAACTCAATCCTAAACCAGACAGGCCCGGTTAAACTCAAACATAACCATAGAATAAGCTTCAACTACCATCCAACTTAATGAACATCAATGCCTCAGAGTTCCATTGATGAATGACGAAAGAGggactttttatttattttttgataagtaGAAAGAGGGATATAACCCAACAATGAGGGAACGAAATAATAGAAACTCTGAGCATATTTTGTAGGCCTTTCGAGATCAAAACAGTGAACAATTACTTAGCTCGATGGAGAGTTGCAAACCAAGAGAGGATGGAGAAGCCAATGGAACCAAACTTGTATCTTTGTGAGAATTAACACCGTCGCATTTAGTTAACTTTATGCTTCTTTTAAAATGTGACTAAAAGAGCTCCAATAAATGAATATTTGAAGTACTGAGATAGATTAAAGAGGGACAGCCATCcgaatatatatacatgtaagaGAAGACCAAACAAATTGATTCTCCAAAGACCTTAAACTTAGGAACATCTTGAATGAATTTAAGAAACGATCAACAAAGGGCTATGAGGGAATTTTATGGAATCTTAACAATCAAAAGAAGAATTTGAATGAatcttattgttatttataaatgtatttctttaaaatataccAAGTCCTACATAGAAACTTTGTCAATAATGAAGAAGTATCTTCTTTCATGCATCAAAATCGAAAGAATCATGGTATGTTCCAAAGCATTTCGATTAGTCACTACACCATAGATAGTTGTGCTGAATTACCTGATGAATATTGGAAATACTACCCAGTATACTAGCTCTTCCCACTTTGTTTCCATGACAATGTGACTTCTAGAATACAGACTAGAATTTGGCCAGGATTATACATGCATTATCATTATTTTGGGTCTAATGGAATGGTGGGAGCAGATTGGACTACTGTAACCTAAGTATGGAAATACTTACAATCCAATCAAGAAGAATGCCCCTGTCTGCATCAGAATAGCACCTTCACCAGCAGGTTTTGAAGTACTCATACTTCTTGCACAGAACCAACTCTCATGAATTGATGTTACAAGATCTGTCAACAAAAATGACAAAGCTAGCTTTTAAGCGGTGTTTATTTTCAAGAAAGCAAACCAGctgttcttaaaaaaaaattgagatagattttttttttttaaaaaaaaaaactgtgatAGTTCTGATTTTAGTAATCCTTTCTAAAGAACTGCAATaacaataagaataaaaaagtaACCAGGCGTGACAGTTGGTGTTTTGCTTGGCATTATGACTGAGTGCACAAACAATGCTGTCAAACCCTATAAGCAGCCCAGCACGCAGCCACCACAAAAACTATTATTAAGAAAAGATAGGTATATTGCATTTACTCCTCAATATCACACGTGCAAGAGGCAAAGTACGAACATGAATGTAGGTACCCCATCACTATCTCTACACATTTAAACCAAAGTGCCAGCTCCAAGCTTCAGAATTTTGGAAAACCACAAATGGGCATACAGTTCAGATGACAAGTAAAGATAAAATCCTTCCCAGAACCCAAAGTTCAAGcatgattaatttttatttgtaaacaGCAATAAACTCACATTGATTTTGTCCAATGACAAAGCTCTCCTTCTGCAGTTTGTTTCTCTTGACAAAGCTGATGAGTTCACACATTTCGGTT
This genomic stretch from Solanum stenotomum isolate F172 chromosome 10, ASM1918654v1, whole genome shotgun sequence harbors:
- the LOC125841245 gene encoding pectin acetylesterase 8-like, with product MVTNFLFFFVYLLNFVTTESSLVNLTILQTAVAKGAVCLDGSPPAYHLDRGSGTGVNNWVISVEGGGWCQNVAQCLLRKNSKYGSSAKMENQVYFSGMLSNEQKFNPEFYNWNRVFVRYCDGGSFTGDVEAVDPGTGLHYRGARIFKAIMEELLAQGMNKSENAILSGCSAGGLTTILHCDNFRILLPNSVKVKCFSDAGYFVNIEDISGKPFIQQFFNDVVTLHGSAKNLPPSCTSKLEPGLCFFPQNAAQQIQKPLFIINSAYDGWQVRNILVPRGTDPKGAWNNCGANIKTCTPDQLKVLQGFRLNFLKALEGLGPSSTRGYYINSCFAHCQTQKQASWFGPNSPRLFNKTIAEAVGDWVLERNQFRQIDCPYPCDKTCG
- the LOC125841256 gene encoding uncharacterized protein LOC125841256 isoform X2; translation: MEWAFVHKIWEKSISSNVGSEQEGIMADPTEMCELISFVKRNKLQKESFVIGQNQYLVTSIHESWFCARSMSTSKPAGEGAILMQTGAFFLIGLYDGSIGSASRAMVVLDQFSWQLNRRNH
- the LOC125841256 gene encoding uncharacterized protein LOC125841256 isoform X1 — its product is MEWAFVHKIWEKSISSNVGSGQPLKAALLLNYDPLAPSRLMSTIAEQEGIMADPTEMCELISFVKRNKLQKESFVIGQNQYLVTSIHESWFCARSMSTSKPAGEGAILMQTGAFFLIGLYDGSIGSASRAMVVLDQFSWQLNRRNH
- the LOC125843090 gene encoding pectin acetylesterase 8-like; protein product: MTTFVLALLAFLAVFCTTHVLSNKHDSLYVNITILQSATAQGAVCLDGSPPAYHLDRGYGTGLRSWIIYLDGGSWCESIPDCLDRSTTSLGSSNHMKQRGFFAGVLHNTSKQNPEFHNWNRVRVKYCDGSSFTGDVEQVHSENKLYFRGARIFKAIMEDLWSKGMKSAENAILLGTSAGGLATILNCDKFKCLLSESAKVKCVADAAFFINSKTIYGTSYIQEMYRKIVNLHGSTKNLPSACTSVMEPSLCLFSQNVIPYIQTPLFIINSIYDSWQINNTLVPLFLDPQHAWTDCINNISRCTSSQLIIIQAFGVKFLKTFNKLPSCCTRGYFLTSCYSHGDLRFPTYWFSASSPRLLNKTIAEAVADWYFKRSGFQYEDPYPCARDCKL